The following are from one region of the Paenibacillus protaetiae genome:
- the remA gene encoding extracellular matrix/biofilm regulator RemA has protein sequence MAIKLINIGFGNIVSANRIISIVSPESAPIKRIIQEARDRHMLIDATYGRRTRAVIITDSDHVILSAVQPETVAHRLSTKDDDNDE, from the coding sequence TTGGCCATTAAACTTATCAATATCGGGTTCGGGAACATCGTTTCCGCAAACCGAATCATCTCGATCGTAAGTCCGGAATCGGCGCCGATCAAACGGATTATTCAAGAAGCCCGTGATCGCCACATGCTGATTGATGCGACTTACGGCAGACGGACACGCGCTGTTATTATCACGGACAGCGATCATGTAATTTTGTCCGCCGTGCAGCCGGAGACGGTTGCCCATCGTTTGTCCACTAAAGACGACGATAATGACGAATAG
- a CDS encoding Rqc2 family fibronectin-binding protein, translating to MSLDGIVTYSIVKELERAVGARIHKIHQPAEHDLVFSIRGNGINGKLLLSANPTYPRVHWTTSSFINPMEAPMFCMLMRKYCEGAVIESVEQVGRERIIRIGVRHRDELGDLSSKTIVIELMGRHSNIILMDPATGTIHDGIHHVTPAISTYRIVMPGSTYTSPPDQHKTDPFAVQSEAEMEAALRQADESGELRLDRKLVAAFSGFSPLLGKELAYRASAPAFEAASGSTAGTHPHASHEEAAKAGSALWHSFSAFTAQMKQGDFSPVIVTDANGKTSFYITALRHLAEQPSVQVEPFQSPSECLEAYYGDKAERDTVKQRAGDLIRFVHNEIGKNEKKVEKLKETLEEAQDSEKYRVLGELLTAYMHQINRGDSSITLVNFYDEEQAEVTIPLDPQLGPSDNAQRYFRKYAKQKSSIAYVNEQMEIAAAEIAYFEQVLQQLEHAALADIEEIREELVAQGYLRDRSKRGPKRKKQDRPALACYTSSEGVPIYVGKNNTQNEYLTNRLASPSDTWFHTKDIPGSHVVIRGGDFGNATLEEAAMLAAHYSKARESSQVPVDYTFIRHVRKPSGAKPGFVIYDNQKTLYITPDESKLKSLPVKIV from the coding sequence ATGTCTTTAGACGGAATCGTTACATACAGCATCGTGAAAGAGCTTGAGCGCGCAGTTGGCGCGCGTATTCATAAAATTCATCAGCCGGCGGAGCATGATCTGGTGTTCAGCATTCGCGGCAACGGTATTAACGGCAAGCTGCTTCTATCCGCCAACCCGACTTATCCGCGTGTACACTGGACAACCAGCTCCTTTATCAATCCGATGGAAGCGCCGATGTTTTGCATGCTGATGCGCAAATATTGCGAAGGAGCGGTTATCGAGTCCGTTGAGCAGGTCGGGCGGGAGCGGATTATCCGCATCGGTGTCCGCCACCGCGACGAGCTAGGTGATTTGTCATCCAAAACGATCGTCATCGAGCTGATGGGTCGGCACAGCAACATCATCTTGATGGACCCGGCAACCGGAACGATCCATGACGGCATTCACCATGTGACGCCGGCCATCAGCACCTACCGGATCGTCATGCCGGGCAGCACCTATACGTCTCCGCCGGACCAGCACAAAACCGATCCTTTCGCCGTTCAGTCCGAAGCCGAGATGGAAGCGGCGCTTCGCCAAGCAGACGAAAGCGGCGAGCTGCGGCTCGACCGCAAGCTGGTCGCCGCCTTCAGCGGCTTCAGCCCGCTGCTGGGCAAGGAGCTGGCCTACCGGGCAAGCGCACCGGCATTTGAGGCGGCAAGCGGTTCGACAGCGGGCACGCACCCTCATGCCTCGCACGAGGAGGCGGCAAAAGCCGGCAGCGCGTTGTGGCACAGCTTCAGCGCCTTTACGGCGCAGATGAAGCAAGGGGATTTTTCCCCGGTGATCGTTACCGACGCGAACGGCAAAACTTCGTTTTACATTACGGCACTGCGGCATTTGGCCGAACAGCCGTCCGTGCAGGTTGAGCCGTTCCAGTCGCCAAGCGAATGCCTGGAAGCTTATTATGGCGATAAAGCCGAACGGGATACGGTCAAGCAGCGGGCAGGCGACCTGATCCGGTTCGTGCACAATGAGATCGGCAAAAACGAGAAAAAAGTGGAGAAGCTGAAGGAAACGCTGGAGGAAGCGCAAGACTCGGAGAAATACCGGGTGCTCGGCGAGCTGCTGACCGCTTATATGCATCAGATCAATCGGGGAGACAGCTCCATTACGCTCGTTAATTTTTACGATGAGGAGCAGGCGGAAGTGACGATTCCGCTTGATCCGCAGCTTGGCCCTTCCGATAACGCGCAGCGTTATTTCCGCAAATACGCCAAGCAAAAAAGCAGCATTGCTTATGTGAACGAACAGATGGAGATCGCCGCAGCCGAAATCGCTTATTTCGAGCAGGTGCTTCAGCAGTTGGAACATGCAGCGCTCGCCGATATTGAGGAAATACGCGAGGAGCTCGTTGCCCAAGGCTACTTGCGCGACCGAAGCAAGCGCGGACCGAAGCGAAAAAAACAAGACCGTCCGGCGCTGGCGTGCTATACGTCCTCGGAAGGCGTGCCGATTTACGTCGGCAAAAACAACACGCAAAACGAATATTTGACCAACCGCCTCGCCTCGCCGTCGGATACCTGGTTCCATACGAAGGATATTCCGGGTTCGCATGTCGTCATCCGTGGCGGCGACTTTGGCAATGCGACGTTAGAGGAAGCGGCCATGCTGGCTGCCCATTACAGCAAAGCGCGGGAATCGAGCCAGGTGCCTGTCGATTATACGTTCATCCGGCATGTACGCAAGCCAAGCGGCGCGAAGCCGGGGTTTGTCATTTATGACAACCAGAAGACGCTTTATATTACACCGGACGAAAGCAAGCTGAAATCGCTGCCGGTCAAAATCGTATAA
- a CDS encoding bifunctional aldolase/short-chain dehydrogenase, producing MVQSLWEQSKASQLQAGLDELVYRSNLIGTDRRVCNWGGGNTSSKTVVQDFRGRDVEVMYVKGSGSDLATMKAGNFTGLRMEDIRPLFERDAMTDEEMVAYLANCMIDAKHPRASIETLLHAFLPFKHVDHTHPDAIISLCCAHNGKELAREIYGDRFVWVPYVRPGFALSKMIAQGVLDNPKAELVLMEKHGLVTWGETSEACYAKTIQIINEAEQFIEARVHNDKLFGGAKHEPLPADVRRAVAAAVMPAIRGAVSDSKKMILTFDDEADVLTFVGGHHSAQLSQVGAACPDHLVHTKVVPLFVNWKPDANDIEGLKAVLKESITAYKQQYEAYFNRNSSEGDVMFESAPRVILIPGVGMINTGKSWSNSKVSGALYHRAIAVMRGATALGEFVSLSENESFNVEYWPLELYKLSLAPAEAEFSRQVALITGGAGGIGSETARRLVSEGAHVVLADLNLEGAQHVAEELNAKYGENRAIAVKMDVTNEELVQSAYQETALTYGGIDIIVNNAGLATSSKFEDTSLKEWNLNMNVLGTGYFLVAREAYKVMLEQGIGGNMVFIGSKNSIFAGKSVTAYSAAKALEAHLARCIAAEGGEHGIRVNTILPDAILQGSAIWNSNWRNERAAAYGIEPDQLEEHYRKRTTLLVNIYPKDIAEGVAFFASSKSAKTTGCMLTIDGGVPAAFTR from the coding sequence ATGGTTCAAAGCTTATGGGAGCAATCGAAAGCGTCACAACTGCAGGCCGGGCTGGATGAGCTTGTTTACCGTTCCAATCTAATCGGCACCGACCGCCGCGTATGCAACTGGGGAGGCGGCAATACATCAAGCAAAACGGTGGTGCAAGATTTTCGCGGCCGCGACGTTGAGGTGATGTATGTCAAAGGCAGCGGTTCCGACCTTGCAACGATGAAAGCCGGCAATTTCACCGGCTTGCGCATGGAAGACATCCGCCCGCTGTTTGAACGGGATGCCATGACCGATGAAGAGATGGTCGCTTATTTGGCCAACTGCATGATAGACGCCAAGCATCCGCGCGCTTCGATCGAGACGCTGCTTCATGCTTTTCTGCCTTTTAAACATGTGGACCATACTCACCCGGATGCCATTATCAGCTTGTGCTGCGCACATAACGGCAAAGAGCTGGCACGTGAAATATATGGCGACCGTTTCGTTTGGGTGCCTTATGTGCGTCCCGGCTTTGCTTTATCCAAGATGATTGCGCAGGGCGTCCTCGACAACCCGAAAGCCGAGCTTGTGCTGATGGAAAAACACGGCCTCGTCACATGGGGCGAAACAAGCGAAGCTTGTTATGCAAAAACGATCCAAATCATTAATGAAGCCGAGCAGTTTATTGAAGCCCGTGTCCATAACGACAAGCTGTTCGGCGGCGCGAAGCATGAGCCTCTTCCCGCTGATGTCCGCCGCGCGGTTGCAGCGGCCGTCATGCCGGCGATTCGCGGCGCGGTAAGCGATTCGAAAAAAATGATCCTCACCTTCGACGACGAAGCGGATGTGCTGACATTTGTCGGCGGCCATCATTCTGCGCAGCTGTCGCAAGTTGGCGCAGCATGCCCGGACCATCTGGTGCACACGAAGGTCGTGCCGCTGTTTGTGAACTGGAAACCGGATGCAAACGATATCGAAGGGCTGAAGGCGGTTTTGAAGGAATCGATCACCGCTTACAAGCAGCAATATGAAGCTTATTTCAACCGGAACAGCAGCGAAGGCGACGTCATGTTCGAATCGGCTCCGCGCGTTATCCTTATCCCTGGCGTCGGCATGATCAATACCGGCAAAAGCTGGTCCAATTCGAAAGTAAGCGGCGCGCTTTACCACCGCGCGATTGCGGTTATGCGCGGCGCGACGGCGCTGGGCGAGTTTGTATCCTTAAGCGAAAACGAATCGTTTAACGTGGAATATTGGCCGCTCGAGCTGTACAAATTGTCGCTTGCGCCTGCCGAAGCCGAGTTTTCCCGCCAAGTGGCGCTTATTACGGGCGGAGCCGGCGGCATCGGCAGCGAAACGGCACGCCGGCTCGTGTCCGAAGGCGCACATGTCGTGCTTGCCGACTTGAACCTGGAGGGCGCGCAGCATGTCGCAGAAGAATTGAACGCCAAATATGGCGAGAACCGGGCGATTGCCGTTAAAATGGATGTAACAAACGAAGAGCTTGTTCAATCGGCATACCAAGAAACGGCGCTTACTTACGGCGGCATAGACATTATTGTCAATAACGCCGGTCTCGCAACTTCCAGCAAGTTCGAGGACACTTCCCTCAAGGAATGGAACTTGAACATGAATGTCCTTGGAACCGGCTATTTCCTGGTCGCACGTGAAGCTTATAAGGTAATGCTGGAGCAGGGCATCGGCGGCAATATGGTCTTTATCGGCTCTAAAAATTCAATATTTGCAGGCAAAAGCGTTACCGCATACAGCGCGGCAAAAGCGCTGGAAGCGCATCTTGCACGCTGCATCGCGGCCGAAGGCGGCGAGCATGGCATCCGCGTCAATACGATTCTTCCGGATGCGATTTTGCAGGGCTCGGCGATCTGGAACAGCAATTGGCGCAACGAACGCGCAGCGGCTTACGGCATCGAGCCGGACCAGCTGGAGGAGCATTACCGGAAACGGACGACGCTGCTCGTGAACATCTATCCGAAAGATATCGCAGAAGGCGTCGCTTTCTTCGCTTCTTCGAAATCGGCTAAAACGACCGGCTGCATGCTGACGATTGACGGCGGCGTGCCGGCAGCTTTTACACGATAA
- a CDS encoding calcium-translocating P-type ATPase, SERCA-type, translated as MDGLKWHQLGTSELQEQLGTSLEKGLTDAQASERLQRDGRNELTEGKRVSPILLFLNQFKDFMVLVLIGATLISGLLGEYLDAITIIAILIINAVLGFIQEVRAENSLRALKELSAPIAKVIRSGVQMSVPAKELAVGDIVLIESGDRIPADIRLIDANSCYAEESALTGESVPVNKHAAAIADAELPLGDQRNIGFMGTMLTRGTAKGVVIRTGMNTEMGKIAGLIEQTEAMETPLQHRLEQLGKILIIVAISLTVLVVIAGILHGQPAYGMFLAGVSLAVAAIPEGLPAIVTIALALGVQRMIKRKAIVRKLPSVETLGCASVICSDKTGTLTQNKMTVTNVWYGGRSLEVTGDGYNPAGSALEDGKEVDIKNDSTLRRLLQISALCNNAVLIHTEQDGKKKRGKEKQQEEWELRGDPTEGALAVLSAKLGVSAKSLEGLYKREKEFPFDSERKRMSVVVSHQGGRIICTKGAPDVLMDLCTYVLWDGKVVPFTATLKRKCIEAAEGMAESALRVLGLAYRDLRPAETCDNEQEAESQLTFVGLTGMIDPPRKEVRDAIAVCRRAGIKTVMITGDHQRTAEAIAAQLGIMPRGGIAISGKELEAMSDEQLDRLADNIYVYARVSPEHKLRIVKALQRHGHVVAMTGDGVNDAPAIKAADIGIAMGISGTDVSKEASSLVLSDDNFASIVAAIEEGRGIYENIRKFIRYLLASNVGEILVMFLAMMAGMPLPLIPIQILWVNLVTDGLPAMALGVDQAEKDLMQQKPRGAKENIFARRLGWKIISRGILIGVCTLAAFWITLRIAPNSADQLVKAQTVAFATLVLAQLIHVFDCRSSRSIFHRNILQNKYLVFAVLSSLLLMLAVLYIEPLRPIFKTVPLGFREWCLVFVAAGIPTFFMGIGSVLSSNRPKKKITKMTGMAKPSVR; from the coding sequence ATGGATGGATTGAAATGGCATCAGCTTGGGACAAGCGAGCTGCAGGAGCAGCTTGGCACCTCGCTGGAGAAAGGGCTCACGGACGCGCAAGCTTCCGAGCGGCTGCAGCGGGACGGCCGGAACGAGCTTACCGAAGGGAAGCGGGTTTCGCCGATACTGCTGTTTCTGAATCAATTTAAAGATTTTATGGTGCTGGTACTGATCGGGGCAACGCTTATTTCCGGATTGCTGGGCGAATATTTGGATGCCATTACGATTATTGCGATTTTAATTATAAATGCGGTGCTGGGCTTCATCCAGGAGGTTCGGGCGGAAAATTCGCTCCGGGCTTTAAAAGAGCTGTCGGCGCCTATTGCCAAAGTCATTCGCAGCGGCGTGCAAATGTCCGTGCCGGCTAAAGAACTTGCAGTCGGCGATATCGTGCTGATCGAAAGCGGGGACCGGATTCCGGCGGATATCCGGCTGATTGATGCCAATAGCTGTTACGCCGAGGAATCCGCCTTGACCGGCGAATCGGTTCCGGTTAACAAACATGCCGCCGCCATCGCCGATGCGGAGCTGCCGCTTGGCGACCAGCGCAACATCGGTTTTATGGGCACGATGCTGACGAGAGGCACCGCCAAAGGCGTTGTTATCCGGACGGGCATGAATACGGAGATGGGCAAAATCGCCGGGCTGATCGAGCAGACGGAAGCAATGGAGACGCCGCTGCAGCACCGGTTGGAGCAGCTGGGCAAAATTTTGATCATTGTGGCCATCTCCTTAACGGTATTGGTTGTCATTGCCGGTATTTTGCACGGGCAGCCGGCTTACGGCATGTTTTTGGCCGGCGTCAGCCTGGCGGTTGCCGCTATACCGGAGGGGCTGCCGGCAATCGTTACGATCGCGCTGGCGCTTGGCGTGCAGCGGATGATCAAGCGGAAAGCAATCGTCCGCAAGCTGCCGTCGGTGGAGACGCTGGGCTGCGCATCGGTTATCTGCTCGGACAAAACAGGGACGCTGACGCAAAACAAAATGACCGTCACGAACGTATGGTATGGAGGCCGCAGCCTGGAAGTGACCGGGGACGGCTACAATCCGGCGGGATCGGCGCTGGAGGACGGCAAAGAAGTTGATATTAAAAATGACAGCACGCTTCGCCGGCTGCTGCAAATCTCGGCTCTGTGCAACAATGCGGTGCTGATTCATACGGAACAGGACGGGAAGAAGAAACGCGGCAAAGAAAAACAACAGGAAGAATGGGAGCTGAGAGGCGACCCGACGGAAGGCGCACTGGCTGTGCTGTCGGCCAAGCTGGGCGTTTCCGCCAAATCGCTGGAAGGGCTGTACAAGCGCGAGAAGGAGTTCCCGTTTGACTCGGAACGGAAACGGATGTCCGTTGTTGTTTCGCATCAGGGCGGGCGGATCATTTGCACGAAAGGCGCGCCGGACGTGCTGATGGATTTGTGCACCTATGTGCTGTGGGACGGCAAGGTCGTTCCTTTTACCGCAACGCTGAAACGGAAATGCATCGAAGCGGCCGAAGGGATGGCCGAGTCGGCGCTCCGGGTGCTTGGCCTTGCTTACCGCGATTTGCGCCCGGCGGAAACATGCGACAACGAGCAGGAAGCGGAATCGCAGCTGACGTTCGTCGGGTTGACCGGCATGATCGACCCGCCGCGCAAAGAAGTCCGCGACGCGATTGCGGTATGCAGACGCGCCGGCATCAAAACCGTCATGATTACCGGCGACCATCAGCGTACGGCGGAAGCGATTGCGGCGCAGCTGGGCATTATGCCGCGCGGCGGAATCGCGATCAGCGGCAAGGAGCTGGAAGCGATGAGCGACGAGCAGCTGGACCGGCTGGCGGACAATATTTATGTATATGCGCGAGTGTCGCCGGAGCATAAGCTCCGTATCGTCAAGGCGCTCCAGCGCCACGGGCATGTTGTTGCGATGACAGGGGACGGCGTTAACGATGCGCCTGCCATCAAAGCGGCGGATATCGGCATCGCCATGGGCATCTCCGGCACAGATGTTTCGAAAGAAGCTTCTTCGCTTGTATTAAGCGACGACAACTTTGCTTCGATTGTAGCGGCAATTGAGGAAGGGCGCGGCATTTACGAAAATATTCGCAAATTTATCCGTTATTTGCTCGCTTCCAACGTCGGCGAAATATTGGTCATGTTTTTGGCGATGATGGCAGGCATGCCGCTGCCGCTTATCCCGATTCAAATCCTGTGGGTAAACCTCGTGACGGACGGCCTGCCGGCAATGGCGCTTGGCGTCGACCAGGCGGAAAAAGATTTGATGCAGCAAAAACCGCGCGGCGCCAAAGAAAACATATTTGCCAGAAGGTTAGGCTGGAAAATTATTAGCCGCGGCATATTGATTGGCGTTTGTACGCTGGCCGCCTTCTGGATTACGCTGCGCATCGCGCCAAACAGCGCGGACCAGCTGGTCAAAGCGCAAACCGTTGCTTTTGCCACACTGGTGCTCGCCCAGCTCATCCATGTATTTGATTGCAGAAGCTCAAGGTCGATCTTCCACCGCAACATATTGCAAAACAAATATTTGGTGTTTGCGGTATTGTCCTCGCTGCTGCTCATGCTGGCAGTGCTTTACATCGAACCGCTCCGCCCGATATTCAAGACGGTGCCGCTTGGCTTCCGGGAATGGTGCCTTGTGTTTGTAGCCGCAGGCATTCCGACGTTCTTTATGGGCATCGGCAGCGTGCTCAGCTCCAACCGCCCGAAGAAAAAAATAACAAAAATGACGGGTATGGCGAAGCCTTCCGTACGCTGA
- the dapF gene encoding diaminopimelate epimerase, protein MNFTKMHGLGNDFIVVAGERELPSNASELAVQLCNRFFGIGADGLVYILPSEVADFRMRIINSDGSEAEQCGNAIRCVAKYVYDNGLTDRRTITIETLGAGAQEVVLQVEDGKVQTVRVDMGEPILNGLKVPTTVDAEQVVSHPIEVDGKTFQFTAVSMGNPHCVIYVDDAVNFDLATWGPKLETHPMFPRKINVEFVTVKSRTHTDMRVWERGAGPTLACGTGACATVVSSVLNGLTERTATVSLKGGDLQIEWSEADNHVYMTGPAAEVFRGTV, encoded by the coding sequence ATGAATTTTACGAAAATGCATGGCCTTGGCAATGACTTTATCGTCGTTGCGGGCGAACGCGAATTGCCAAGCAACGCTTCCGAACTGGCGGTTCAATTGTGCAACCGGTTTTTTGGAATCGGAGCTGACGGGCTGGTCTATATTTTGCCTTCCGAGGTTGCCGACTTCCGGATGCGCATTATTAATTCCGACGGCTCGGAAGCAGAACAATGCGGCAACGCGATCCGCTGCGTGGCGAAGTACGTATATGATAACGGCTTGACGGACCGCCGCACCATTACGATTGAAACACTTGGCGCTGGCGCACAGGAAGTTGTGCTGCAGGTTGAAGACGGCAAAGTGCAAACCGTACGCGTTGACATGGGCGAGCCGATTTTGAATGGGCTTAAAGTGCCGACCACGGTTGACGCCGAGCAGGTCGTATCCCATCCGATCGAAGTGGATGGCAAGACGTTCCAGTTCACAGCGGTTTCGATGGGTAACCCGCATTGCGTGATTTATGTGGATGACGCGGTCAATTTTGATTTGGCAACCTGGGGACCAAAGCTGGAAACCCATCCGATGTTCCCGCGCAAAATCAATGTGGAATTCGTAACCGTCAAATCCCGCACGCATACGGATATGCGCGTATGGGAACGCGGAGCCGGCCCTACGCTTGCTTGCGGAACGGGCGCTTGCGCAACGGTTGTCTCGTCCGTGCTGAACGGTTTAACCGAAAGAACGGCAACGGTCTCGTTAAAAGGCGGCGATCTGCAAATCGAGTGGAGCGAAGCCGACAATCACGTTTATATGACCGGCCCTGCGGCTGAAGTGTTCCGCGGCACGGTGTAA
- the rpoZ gene encoding DNA-directed RNA polymerase subunit omega produces MLYPSIDEMVKKVDSKYSLVVAASRRARMLRDGAKSELRNPRSHKFVGVALEEIYGDYIQVETKPED; encoded by the coding sequence ATGTTATATCCGTCTATTGATGAAATGGTGAAAAAAGTAGACAGCAAATATTCGCTTGTTGTTGCTGCTTCCCGCCGTGCGCGTATGCTGCGCGATGGTGCGAAATCTGAACTTCGCAATCCAAGATCGCATAAGTTCGTTGGCGTAGCGCTGGAAGAAATTTATGGCGATTACATTCAAGTGGAAACGAAGCCGGAAGACTAA
- a CDS encoding DUF2500 domain-containing protein has product MVIGDDGFSNGFFGGIPPVFIFFFVLIFVLVIGTIIFALVRGIGTWASNNAANVETQNCKVVSKRTEVRGDHDNFRANTNYYVTFELYNGTRVELPVSGPDFGVMVEGDYGTVTYQGTRFKQFTRQITG; this is encoded by the coding sequence ATGGTAATAGGAGATGACGGATTTTCTAATGGTTTTTTTGGGGGAATTCCGCCTGTGTTTATTTTCTTTTTTGTTTTAATTTTTGTGTTGGTTATTGGCACTATTATTTTCGCTCTTGTGCGCGGAATCGGCACATGGGCTTCCAATAATGCGGCCAACGTCGAAACGCAAAACTGTAAAGTCGTATCCAAAAGGACAGAGGTCCGCGGCGACCACGATAATTTCAGAGCGAATACGAATTATTACGTTACGTTCGAGTTATATAATGGCACCCGGGTAGAACTGCCGGTAAGCGGCCCGGATTTTGGCGTAATGGTGGAGGGCGATTACGGTACCGTCACTTATCAAGGTACAAGGTTTAAGCAGTTTACAAGACAAATAACAGGGTAG
- a CDS encoding DUF4962 domain-containing protein, which yields MIALSEPQSGKMSVPYAPDEHTALLENPPRFTWMPAVQEKGYYVLQYSTSESFEQLKTVTVQGIPYNLYTPSTVLEPGRYYWRYALAADPAEGGGQSGWSKVRAFTVPEGLPETPLPGRAERYLGTNTAHPRLWLNAQQIADFQAELAKDPAYCGWDRFYAQSVKRWMDAALIPEPERYPNDKRVARLWRQMYMDCQEALYAVRHLSVAGIMTENAAMIARAKEWLLHVAGWDTEGATAHHYNDEAAFRVAGALAWGYDWLYPHLSEQERAEVRAVLLRRTGQVADYAMNRVKIHHVPYDSHPIRSLSSVLVPSGIVLLHEDPQAAEWLDYTLEYYACLYSPWGGEDGGWAEGPQYWTTGLAFVLDAMNLIRGYTGIQLLERPFFTKTGDFPLYCAAPGTVRASFGDQSNLGEPVSLKTGFNIRQFAGLTGNGLYQWYYEQTAESDKDADTKFYNYGWWDFRFDEMMYRHDYPDVAAVPPVNGAIEPVKWFRDIGWVAMHSRMDDPEKHIMLLAKSSRYGSISHSHGDQNGFLLHAYGEPLAIESGHYVSYGSTMHMNWRRQTLSTNNIIVDGLGQYAGKDKALCMEATGIVEDARYLPDNGGCGYARMDAANAYLSHVPYLQRYTREFYFIGDSYIVIADAVDLSQPAKLDWLMHTLYPMELDGQTFHVNGVKADMTGTFVYSSSGELALSQHNRFTGVDPAELDGLDNQWHLHAQTAAAARHRLVTLLVPSRKGTAKQVSYRMTERGEGVAISFRDAASGASREIEVL from the coding sequence ATGATAGCATTGTCCGAGCCGCAGAGCGGCAAGATGTCCGTACCGTACGCCCCCGATGAACACACGGCACTGCTTGAAAATCCGCCGCGCTTTACATGGATGCCGGCCGTACAGGAAAAGGGCTATTACGTGCTGCAGTACAGCACCTCTGAATCGTTTGAACAATTGAAAACGGTTACGGTGCAAGGGATTCCTTATAATCTATACACGCCGTCCACGGTGCTGGAGCCGGGGCGTTACTATTGGCGTTATGCACTAGCAGCGGATCCGGCGGAAGGCGGCGGGCAGTCGGGCTGGAGCAAGGTTCGGGCGTTTACGGTGCCGGAAGGATTGCCGGAGACGCCTTTACCCGGCAGGGCGGAGCGGTACCTCGGCACAAACACGGCACATCCGCGTCTATGGCTGAACGCGCAGCAGATCGCCGATTTTCAGGCGGAGCTCGCCAAAGACCCTGCATACTGCGGCTGGGACCGGTTCTATGCGCAATCTGTGAAACGGTGGATGGATGCAGCGCTTATACCGGAACCGGAGCGGTATCCGAACGATAAGCGGGTTGCCCGCTTGTGGCGCCAAATGTATATGGACTGCCAGGAAGCGCTGTATGCCGTTCGCCATTTAAGCGTCGCGGGGATTATGACAGAAAATGCTGCGATGATTGCCCGCGCCAAGGAATGGCTGCTTCATGTCGCGGGCTGGGATACGGAAGGCGCAACCGCCCACCATTATAACGATGAAGCGGCGTTTCGGGTTGCGGGGGCGCTGGCCTGGGGGTACGACTGGCTGTACCCGCATTTATCCGAACAGGAGCGGGCTGAAGTAAGGGCGGTGCTGCTGCGGCGTACCGGCCAGGTGGCGGACTACGCGATGAACCGCGTCAAAATCCATCATGTGCCGTACGACAGCCATCCCATCCGTTCCCTTTCGTCAGTGCTGGTCCCGTCCGGCATCGTGCTGCTGCACGAAGATCCGCAGGCCGCGGAATGGCTGGATTATACGCTGGAATATTACGCCTGCTTGTATTCGCCGTGGGGCGGAGAGGACGGAGGCTGGGCTGAAGGGCCGCAATATTGGACGACGGGCCTCGCGTTTGTGCTTGATGCGATGAATTTGATCCGGGGTTATACAGGAATTCAGCTGCTCGAAAGGCCGTTTTTCACAAAAACAGGCGATTTCCCGCTGTATTGCGCCGCGCCGGGCACGGTTCGCGCCAGCTTCGGCGACCAGTCGAATTTAGGCGAGCCTGTAAGTTTGAAGACCGGCTTCAATATCCGGCAGTTTGCCGGCCTGACAGGCAACGGGCTCTATCAATGGTATTACGAACAAACGGCGGAGTCGGATAAAGACGCCGATACGAAATTTTATAATTACGGCTGGTGGGATTTCCGCTTTGACGAAATGATGTACCGCCATGATTATCCGGATGTTGCAGCGGTGCCGCCTGTAAACGGGGCGATTGAGCCTGTCAAATGGTTCCGCGATATTGGCTGGGTGGCGATGCACAGCCGCATGGACGACCCGGAGAAGCATATTATGCTGCTGGCCAAAAGCAGCCGATACGGCTCGATCAGCCACAGCCACGGGGATCAGAACGGCTTTTTGCTCCACGCGTACGGCGAACCGCTTGCAATTGAAAGCGGACATTATGTGTCATACGGCAGCACCATGCATATGAACTGGCGCCGCCAAACGTTATCGACCAATAACATCATTGTGGACGGTCTTGGCCAGTACGCTGGCAAAGATAAAGCGTTGTGCATGGAAGCAACCGGAATTGTGGAGGATGCCCGGTACTTGCCGGATAACGGCGGCTGCGGGTATGCCCGAATGGATGCAGCAAATGCCTACCTGAGCCATGTGCCTTATTTGCAGCGGTATACGAGAGAATTTTATTTCATCGGCGATTCATATATCGTTATTGCGGATGCGGTAGATTTGTCGCAGCCGGCCAAGCTGGACTGGCTGATGCATACCCTTTATCCGATGGAGCTGGACGGCCAGACGTTTCATGTCAATGGGGTAAAAGCGGATATGACGGGCACTTTTGTGTACAGCTCATCCGGAGAATTGGCGCTTTCGCAGCATAACCGGTTTACGGGCGTAGATCCGGCTGAATTGGACGGCCTGGATAATCAATGGCATCTGCATGCGCAAACCGCAGCGGCGGCGCGCCACCGCCTGGTGACGCTGCTTGTGCCAAGCCGGAAAGGAACGGCTAAGCAAGTATCGTATCGCATGACGGAACGGGGCGAAGGCGTTGCTATTTCGTTCAGGGATGCAGCAAGCGGTGCGAGCCGTGAAATTGAAGTGCTGTAG